From the Pseudoalteromonas tunicata genome, one window contains:
- a CDS encoding alpha/beta hydrolase: protein MTTIKRIIVLHGLYMSGFVMRPLCHQLKKAGFEILNLTYNSLSPDKETIFQQMDSFIGDQHTALVCHSLGGLIARAYLESNSVNTQFITKVITLGTPHKGSQIAKHMQEKGFDSLLKNSVEFLLSNNADWPFNAKLYSIAGDLPIGLMPLLEKGSQSDGTVLLDETKLHGMAEHKIFHLSHTTMIYSRQVMQYILATLKADKPL, encoded by the coding sequence ATGACGACAATAAAACGCATCATAGTATTACACGGTTTATACATGTCTGGCTTTGTTATGCGTCCGTTATGTCATCAACTCAAAAAGGCGGGGTTTGAAATTTTGAACCTCACTTACAACAGCTTGTCACCTGATAAAGAAACTATTTTTCAGCAAATGGATTCATTTATTGGCGACCAACATACAGCTTTAGTGTGCCATTCACTCGGTGGCCTAATTGCCCGCGCTTATTTAGAATCAAACAGTGTAAATACCCAATTTATTACCAAAGTTATCACTTTAGGCACGCCTCATAAAGGCAGCCAAATTGCCAAGCACATGCAAGAAAAAGGGTTTGATAGTTTGCTTAAAAATAGCGTTGAATTTTTACTCTCAAATAATGCCGATTGGCCGTTTAACGCCAAGCTGTACAGTATTGCAGGTGATTTACCCATTGGTTTAATGCCATTACTAGAAAAAGGCAGCCAATCTGATGGCACAGTATTACTCGACGAAACCAAGTTGCACGGCATGGCCGAGCATAAGATCTTTCACTTAAGCCATACGACAATGATTTATTCTCGCCAAGTGATGCAATATATTTTAGCGACGCTAAAGGCCGACAAGCCTCTTTAA
- a CDS encoding methylamine utilization protein, with product MFKLSFLIVSYCFMSFVCVAGTLSIQVKSPDLKPLSSAIVWYISNDKSKTQPNYNNETIYIMDQQNKQFAPYVLAVPRGGKVTFPNSDSIKHHVYSFSAAKPFELKLYQGASHQPLVFDKPGVVELGCNIHDWMLGYILVADSSVIAKTNSLGQTSLLLPDAAGILYIWHPRFKQKNQPQQYIINQEQPVEIIINQPLLPDLKGFGNTDKFDEYD from the coding sequence ATGTTTAAGCTTTCATTTTTGATTGTATCGTATTGTTTTATGAGTTTTGTTTGTGTTGCGGGCACCTTGTCTATACAAGTTAAGAGTCCCGATCTAAAGCCTCTGTCAAGTGCAATCGTTTGGTATATCAGTAACGATAAAAGTAAAACCCAGCCTAATTATAATAATGAAACAATATATATTATGGATCAGCAAAATAAGCAATTTGCTCCTTATGTTTTAGCTGTGCCAAGGGGGGGCAAGGTCACTTTTCCGAATTCCGACTCTATTAAGCATCATGTTTATTCATTCTCGGCTGCTAAACCATTTGAGTTAAAATTATATCAAGGAGCGAGCCACCAACCATTAGTGTTTGATAAGCCAGGGGTAGTTGAGCTCGGTTGTAATATTCATGATTGGATGCTGGGTTATATTTTGGTTGCAGATAGCTCTGTGATAGCAAAAACCAACTCCCTTGGTCAAACCTCGCTCTTATTGCCCGATGCCGCTGGTATTTTATATATTTGGCACCCAAGATTTAAACAAAAAAACCAACCTCAACAGTACATTATTAATCAAGAGCAGCCAGTCGAAATTATTATCAACCAACCCTTACTCCCTGATTTAAAAGGTTTTGGTAATACTGATAAGTTTGATGAATATGATTAG
- a CDS encoding MBL fold metallo-hydrolase, which produces MLLARSTQIAANLWQFTTATNSHFAFNCYLIVGDKTALIHTGKPSQFNQMLKLLEQALAGQTLDYVLFSHVEADECGALATLFTQFPNCQVVCNKVAAISLNEMLQNPPRVLKDGESLSLGQYQLTLLDTAHFPHNWDGHLWYCQELACLFSSDYCSLGGIHPPTVQEDLSQQMLAFMEQGNFITHGAGISQITERLAHLPVQLIATMHGPATQGHAAASVLKNIHNAWLKKAQLALNELKPLQ; this is translated from the coding sequence ATGTTATTAGCAAGAAGTACACAAATTGCTGCTAATTTATGGCAGTTCACAACAGCAACAAATTCCCATTTTGCTTTTAATTGTTACCTGATAGTAGGTGATAAAACAGCATTAATTCATACTGGAAAACCATCACAATTTAATCAGATGCTTAAATTATTAGAGCAAGCGCTTGCTGGTCAAACGCTTGATTATGTGCTGTTTTCGCATGTTGAAGCCGATGAATGTGGGGCGCTGGCTACTTTATTTACTCAATTCCCAAATTGCCAAGTTGTTTGTAATAAGGTTGCGGCTATTTCATTAAATGAGATGTTGCAAAATCCGCCAAGAGTACTCAAAGACGGTGAGTCTTTATCACTTGGCCAGTATCAATTAACCTTGCTTGATACTGCGCATTTTCCTCATAACTGGGATGGCCATTTATGGTATTGCCAAGAGCTAGCGTGTTTATTTAGCTCTGATTATTGTAGCTTAGGTGGCATTCACCCACCTACGGTGCAAGAAGATTTAAGCCAACAGATGCTTGCTTTTATGGAGCAAGGAAATTTTATTACCCATGGTGCAGGCATAAGCCAGATCACCGAACGTTTAGCTCATCTGCCCGTGCAACTTATTGCAACTATGCATGGCCCTGCAACACAAGGGCATGCTGCTGCAAGTGTATTAAAAAATATTCACAATGCTTGGTTGAAAAAAGCGCAACTAGCTTTGAATGAACTAAAACCACTGCAATAA
- a CDS encoding DUF4124 domain-containing protein → MIRAAQVVMFMCVMMLCSAAAVAADIYKWVDAKGVVHYSDRPHNQTAQKVTLKKGNVSDPVSITVFDEASESAGDSTDEGSNLAQEVSKAPQFDPKKQCAAIKAEVNKVSQSADAKLLELLRNKIKELGC, encoded by the coding sequence ATGATCAGAGCAGCTCAAGTTGTGATGTTTATGTGTGTAATGATGCTTTGTAGCGCTGCTGCTGTGGCGGCTGATATTTATAAATGGGTTGATGCTAAAGGTGTGGTGCACTACTCCGATAGGCCTCATAATCAAACAGCGCAAAAAGTAACGTTAAAAAAAGGTAATGTGTCCGATCCTGTATCCATAACTGTGTTTGATGAAGCCTCAGAATCTGCCGGCGACTCTACAGATGAAGGTAGTAATTTAGCCCAAGAGGTTAGTAAAGCTCCTCAATTTGACCCAAAAAAACAATGTGCGGCAATTAAGGCTGAGGTCAATAAAGTGAGTCAATCGGCTGATGCCAAGTTGCTTGAGTTATTACGCAATAAAATCAAAGAATTAGGCTGTTAG
- a CDS encoding choice-of-anchor H family protein produces MQRPIMLILAFASSLFITNANATNALNDTSKIKANQTRSISSLNKIAPNKPAVIKPTSNATSSVWIYELQSSIYQDIDNDGYYQNLALTLDLDTQQNQSHEVAATFYLQGSNGQIHHLFSSDFFTINSNSTQDSQQFEFQLLSDFTSDYYQIIIEIQDSDQQRLLHADNHDFSALQDIALEGQRFDQDNQLSIYSLRLELDQDADNDGYFEGFTLHLDADSHFQKQTVVADLIIDKQVVYTSRPFTLYGNSSSDQQHFDVLLANGFRPSHYDLSIEIRDASDGYQLHYLQASAWTSLGHVALESRDYIQQNNYLEIEVIQSAGALQWLLIGLLPLIWLKRKKS; encoded by the coding sequence ATGCAACGACCAATTATGCTTATTTTAGCCTTTGCAAGCTCACTTTTTATCACAAACGCAAATGCGACCAATGCCTTAAACGATACCAGCAAAATAAAAGCGAACCAGACTCGCAGCATCTCAAGCCTCAATAAGATTGCGCCCAATAAACCTGCGGTAATCAAACCAACGAGCAACGCAACCAGTTCGGTTTGGATTTATGAACTTCAAAGCAGTATCTATCAAGATATTGATAACGATGGCTATTATCAAAATTTAGCCCTTACACTCGACTTAGATACGCAGCAAAATCAAAGCCATGAAGTTGCAGCGACCTTTTACCTGCAAGGCAGTAATGGTCAAATCCACCATTTATTCTCTAGCGATTTTTTTACCATAAACAGCAATAGCACCCAAGATAGTCAGCAGTTTGAATTTCAACTTTTATCTGACTTTACCAGCGACTATTACCAAATCATTATAGAAATCCAAGACAGTGATCAGCAGCGCTTACTTCATGCTGACAATCATGATTTTAGCGCATTGCAGGATATCGCCTTAGAAGGTCAACGCTTTGACCAAGACAACCAATTATCAATTTATTCATTACGATTAGAATTAGATCAAGATGCAGATAACGATGGCTACTTTGAAGGATTCACGCTGCATTTAGATGCCGATAGCCACTTTCAAAAACAAACAGTTGTTGCCGATTTAATTATTGATAAACAAGTTGTATATACCAGCAGACCATTTACACTTTACGGTAATTCAAGTTCAGATCAGCAGCATTTTGACGTACTACTTGCCAATGGGTTTAGACCGAGCCATTACGACCTTTCGATTGAAATTCGCGATGCATCAGATGGTTACCAACTGCACTATTTACAAGCCTCAGCGTGGACCTCTTTAGGTCATGTCGCTTTAGAATCAAGAGATTATATTCAACAAAATAATTATCTTGAAATTGAAGTGATACAAAGTGCAGGTGCTTTGCAGTGGTTATTAATTGGGTTATTACCGTTGATATGGTTAAAACGAAAAAAGTCGTAG
- a CDS encoding YaeQ family protein has protein sequence MALKATIIKALVTVSDMDRHIYQDLNLTIAQHPSETEQRLMIRVLAYALNTCEHLEFTKGLCADDEPEIWAKNYSGEIELWVELGLPEEKRLKKAVGRAKKVRLYTYGEGAQDIWWQKNASKLSHLKNLEIFSLPSHATQQIAALAARSMQLNITIQDGDVWLSDANNSVEIKPIQLL, from the coding sequence ATGGCCCTTAAAGCAACCATAATCAAAGCGCTTGTCACTGTAAGCGACATGGATAGACACATTTATCAAGACTTAAACTTAACCATAGCCCAGCACCCGTCAGAAACCGAACAGCGGTTAATGATTCGAGTTTTAGCTTATGCTCTCAATACGTGTGAACATTTAGAGTTTACCAAAGGCTTATGTGCAGATGATGAGCCTGAAATTTGGGCTAAAAATTACAGTGGTGAAATTGAGTTGTGGGTAGAACTGGGCCTACCTGAAGAAAAACGCTTGAAAAAAGCAGTCGGACGAGCAAAAAAGGTTCGCCTTTATACCTATGGCGAAGGTGCGCAAGATATTTGGTGGCAAAAAAATGCAAGCAAACTATCACATTTGAAAAACTTAGAGATTTTTTCGCTACCTTCACATGCTACCCAACAAATTGCAGCGCTTGCCGCGCGTAGCATGCAACTCAATATTACCATTCAGGATGGTGATGTATGGCTTTCAGATGCCAATAACAGTGTGGAAATAAAACCAATCCAACTGCTGTAA
- a CDS encoding EAL domain-containing protein, translating to MISPIRSLQSKILFLFVSLLIAVLLLAMSTVLSQNYQHSRQQLEQRMATSAKVVRFKLVADADVLLRSLTTLAKDFSVKQLIASGEQDPDSLESALLNHKRRLKSDFALVLNADQQIIAGTTELSQQVVFDFDLTPFSDHDIRLMAFSDGYYLIKVAPVKYVESTNAANAWLVMGININHLIDQSLAELSGFNVSLLVSPSQPEFIASTLVLNDFQLLAQSGHIFGASMHEIDLAEHALVAGVFPLGFVNQTQLFVLLSTDKKKAFLSFNALIVQLMGIIVLSVIVAFLAAFFVSKGVTKPLRSLAKIAENIRLGNYVNDIPHSSTIEVESLSQALNTMQHSIQEREAQINQLAYFDTLTKLPNRNQFYSTLESRLHEHKKRAASLAILQLDLDRFKEVNDTLGHEFGDNLLKTLAQRLKTFVYPQVFLAHFTADEFGLILPDIDPLQLESILQQFEKLFSLAFVVDDIALDIDASVGVAVYPQDAENAAKLLQCSDIAMHTCKDKHVHYLCYQPSLNKHSLLRLSLMSELRAAILDNQLELFYQPKLDIEQQKIVSVECLVRWHHPEHGFIQPDEFIPLAEQSGHIRALTEWAIKTALAQHKSWLKQGIELQMAVNISAVDLIDLKLPALVAQLMSSHGLSPHSLKLEVTESAVMAEPDQALQALCMLNQMGIKLSIDDFGTGFSSMAQLKKMPLDELKIDKSFVLDLNNDEDDEVIVKSTVELAHNLGLSVVAEGVEDLLTLNKLKGFGCDIAQGYFIAKPMTAENFIAWWDPVRLQQLISHGALHD from the coding sequence ATGATTAGTCCAATACGTTCTTTACAAAGCAAAATACTTTTTTTGTTTGTCAGTTTATTAATTGCGGTATTGCTATTAGCCATGAGTACGGTGCTGAGCCAAAATTACCAACATTCACGCCAGCAACTTGAACAACGTATGGCCACCTCAGCCAAAGTGGTGCGATTCAAATTGGTTGCTGATGCCGATGTATTACTGCGCTCGTTAACCACGCTAGCAAAAGATTTTTCAGTAAAACAACTCATTGCCAGTGGAGAGCAAGATCCAGACTCTTTGGAATCTGCGCTGTTAAATCATAAGCGGCGCTTAAAAAGTGATTTTGCTTTGGTATTAAATGCCGACCAACAAATCATTGCCGGTACCACAGAATTATCCCAACAGGTGGTATTTGATTTTGATTTAACACCTTTTAGTGATCATGATATTCGACTGATGGCATTTTCCGATGGCTATTACTTAATCAAGGTTGCACCGGTTAAATATGTTGAAAGTACCAATGCTGCCAATGCTTGGTTAGTGATGGGAATAAACATTAATCATTTGATTGATCAGAGTTTAGCTGAGTTATCGGGTTTTAATGTCAGTTTGCTTGTTAGCCCTTCGCAGCCAGAGTTTATTGCCTCGACATTGGTGCTAAATGATTTTCAACTGCTAGCGCAGAGCGGTCATATTTTTGGTGCGAGTATGCACGAAATTGACTTAGCTGAACATGCGCTAGTTGCTGGGGTTTTTCCTCTTGGTTTTGTAAATCAAACTCAGTTATTTGTTTTGTTATCGACCGATAAGAAAAAGGCGTTTTTATCTTTTAATGCTTTAATTGTGCAATTGATGGGAATTATTGTGCTGTCGGTGATCGTGGCTTTTTTGGCCGCTTTTTTTGTATCCAAAGGAGTTACAAAACCACTTCGTTCACTGGCTAAAATTGCTGAGAATATTCGTTTAGGCAACTATGTGAACGATATTCCTCATTCATCGACCATTGAAGTTGAATCATTATCACAAGCACTTAATACCATGCAGCACAGTATTCAAGAACGTGAGGCACAAATTAATCAATTAGCGTATTTTGATACATTAACCAAGTTACCTAACCGAAATCAGTTTTATTCAACACTTGAAAGTCGGTTACATGAGCATAAAAAAAGGGCCGCCTCGCTGGCTATATTGCAACTGGATTTAGACCGTTTTAAAGAGGTTAACGATACCTTAGGTCATGAGTTTGGCGATAATTTGCTGAAAACACTTGCCCAGCGGTTAAAAACCTTTGTGTACCCTCAAGTGTTTTTGGCACATTTCACTGCCGATGAATTTGGCCTTATTTTACCGGATATTGATCCATTGCAGCTTGAAAGTATTTTGCAGCAGTTCGAAAAGCTATTTTCATTGGCCTTTGTAGTTGATGATATTGCACTTGATATTGATGCAAGTGTTGGTGTGGCCGTTTACCCTCAAGATGCTGAAAACGCGGCTAAATTATTACAATGCAGCGATATTGCAATGCATACCTGTAAAGATAAGCATGTGCATTATTTGTGTTATCAGCCAAGTTTAAATAAACACTCGTTATTGCGTTTGAGTTTAATGTCAGAGTTAAGAGCGGCAATTTTAGATAACCAACTTGAGTTATTTTATCAGCCAAAACTCGATATTGAGCAGCAAAAAATAGTCAGTGTTGAATGTTTAGTACGTTGGCATCATCCAGAGCATGGCTTTATTCAACCCGATGAATTTATACCTTTAGCTGAACAAAGTGGTCATATTAGGGCGTTAACTGAGTGGGCAATAAAAACGGCATTAGCGCAGCATAAGAGTTGGCTAAAACAAGGAATTGAACTGCAAATGGCGGTCAATATTTCTGCGGTCGACTTAATTGATTTGAAGCTACCAGCTCTTGTTGCGCAGTTGATGAGCTCTCATGGTTTGTCTCCTCACTCTTTAAAGTTAGAAGTAACCGAAAGCGCGGTGATGGCAGAACCGGATCAGGCACTACAAGCCTTATGTATGCTCAATCAGATGGGGATAAAATTATCGATTGATGATTTTGGTACTGGATTTTCATCGATGGCGCAATTGAAAAAAATGCCATTAGATGAACTTAAAATTGATAAATCGTTTGTGCTAGATTTAAACAATGATGAGGATGATGAAGTGATTGTTAAATCAACGGTTGAGTTGGCGCATAACCTTGGTTTAAGTGTTGTTGCAGAAGGGGTTGAGGATTTACTGACCTTAAATAAGCTCAAAGGGTTCGGTTGTGATATTGCTCAAGGCTATTTTATCGCCAAACCTATGACCGCAGAGAATTTTATCGCTTGGTGGGATCCTGTTCGTCTTCAACAATTAATCTCGCATGGAGCTTTGCATGATTAA
- a CDS encoding ABC transporter permease, with amino-acid sequence MSQLNKTLLVAKWEFMHFFKWKQEIISKLVMLGIAAVVFFWHSSQEFVATQYQVAVIAEHAPNGEIDDFVFTQSSLPKEQLLAQLKSGEIDALLIAQQTKSEVATFDLYSQGKHGWQGDLADVLERHYAAQVTKQLGLSESQLAQLQHPVFIHNQYLDSQVKTEDKASSFTAIGVLILMAIGIFVSFAQIFVSITGEKQQRVTEQLYACMDAQTWIDGKILGQMLLALKAMAGTLISMVLGFSFMQVIIRGQGLDLSFIDWPLLPWLLIFASLGLYLATAFMAAVAAAIDDPNHSGKSSFMMLPLVPMILTFIVMDSPSGWALTMLSYFPLTSFAAMPVKMALVEVSIWQPILSIVLIVLTCWYARRLAGRMFKMGMVMYGKEPSVKQMVKWALS; translated from the coding sequence ATGTCGCAGCTTAATAAAACATTACTAGTTGCAAAATGGGAGTTCATGCACTTTTTTAAATGGAAGCAGGAGATTATTAGTAAGTTAGTGATGCTTGGGATTGCTGCTGTGGTGTTTTTTTGGCATAGCAGCCAAGAGTTTGTGGCGACGCAATATCAAGTTGCTGTTATTGCAGAGCATGCCCCTAATGGTGAAATTGATGATTTTGTTTTTACTCAGTCAAGCTTGCCAAAAGAGCAATTGTTAGCGCAGCTTAAATCCGGTGAAATTGATGCATTACTTATCGCGCAACAGACAAAATCAGAAGTGGCAACATTTGACTTGTATAGTCAAGGTAAGCATGGCTGGCAAGGTGATTTGGCGGATGTACTTGAACGTCATTATGCAGCGCAGGTCACTAAGCAATTAGGTTTAAGCGAATCTCAGTTGGCACAATTGCAACATCCTGTTTTTATTCATAATCAGTATTTAGACAGCCAAGTGAAAACTGAAGATAAAGCATCAAGCTTCACGGCAATCGGAGTGTTAATCTTGATGGCGATAGGAATATTTGTCTCTTTTGCCCAAATATTTGTTTCGATTACCGGAGAAAAGCAACAACGTGTTACAGAGCAATTATATGCGTGTATGGATGCCCAAACTTGGATTGACGGTAAAATTTTAGGGCAAATGTTATTAGCATTAAAAGCGATGGCCGGTACCTTAATTTCAATGGTATTGGGATTTAGTTTTATGCAGGTGATTATTCGTGGTCAAGGGCTGGATTTATCTTTTATTGATTGGCCCTTACTGCCTTGGTTGCTGATATTTGCCAGTTTAGGTTTGTATTTGGCAACGGCATTTATGGCGGCGGTTGCGGCCGCCATTGATGACCCAAACCACAGTGGTAAATCATCATTTATGATGTTGCCTTTGGTGCCAATGATTTTAACATTTATTGTTATGGATAGCCCTAGTGGTTGGGCGTTGACGATGTTGAGTTATTTTCCGCTGACCTCTTTTGCTGCAATGCCAGTAAAAATGGCTTTAGTTGAAGTCAGTATTTGGCAACCCATTTTGTCTATCGTCTTAATAGTTTTGACCTGTTGGTATGCGCGCCGCCTAGCGGGTCGCATGTTTAAAATGGGCATGGTGATGTACGGCAAAGAGCCAAGCGTTAAACAAATGGTGAAATGGGCTTTGTCATAA
- the ylqF gene encoding ribosome biogenesis GTPase YlqF: MAIQWFPGHMNKARNEIKEVMPQMDVIIEVLDARIPYSSENPMVTALRADKPVIKILNKADLADPVMTSAWMSYFEQENGVKAIAFGNDKAAEVHKINELCKKLVPHKVGPDKQIKAMIMGIPNVGKSTLINTLAGRIVAKTGNEPAVTKAQQRIKLEDGIMLYDTPGMLWPKVENENSGYRLAATGAIRDTAIEYEDVASYTAEYLLQSYPKLLQQRYKIDELPEQDWQFIELAGKKRGCIRQGNQIDTHKMSEILINELRDGVIGRITMETPAMRDAEELVVEQLRIDAQLKLAAKEQEKKDRRARARKNRR, encoded by the coding sequence ATGGCGATCCAATGGTTCCCAGGCCACATGAACAAGGCCCGTAACGAAATAAAAGAAGTCATGCCACAAATGGACGTGATTATCGAAGTATTGGATGCGCGTATTCCTTACAGTAGTGAAAATCCAATGGTTACGGCATTACGTGCTGATAAACCAGTTATAAAAATTTTGAACAAAGCAGATTTAGCCGATCCCGTGATGACTTCTGCTTGGATGAGTTACTTTGAGCAAGAAAATGGTGTAAAAGCGATTGCCTTTGGTAATGATAAAGCGGCTGAAGTACATAAAATTAATGAGTTATGTAAAAAGCTAGTGCCTCACAAGGTTGGACCTGATAAACAAATTAAAGCCATGATCATGGGGATCCCTAATGTAGGAAAATCGACCTTGATTAATACGCTTGCGGGTCGTATTGTAGCCAAAACTGGTAATGAACCAGCGGTCACCAAAGCGCAGCAACGTATCAAACTTGAAGATGGCATTATGCTTTACGATACGCCGGGCATGTTGTGGCCAAAAGTAGAAAATGAAAACTCAGGTTATCGTTTAGCTGCGACAGGCGCTATTCGTGATACTGCGATTGAATACGAAGATGTCGCAAGTTATACCGCAGAGTATTTATTACAGAGCTACCCTAAACTTTTACAACAGCGTTATAAAATCGATGAGTTACCTGAGCAAGATTGGCAATTTATTGAGCTTGCAGGTAAAAAACGTGGTTGTATTCGTCAAGGTAATCAAATCGATACTCATAAAATGTCAGAAATTTTGATCAATGAGCTTCGTGATGGTGTAATTGGGCGCATTACGATGGAAACGCCAGCAATGCGTGATGCCGAAGAGCTTGTAGTTGAACAATTACGTATTGATGCACAGCTAAAACTGGCAGCTAAAGAACAAGAGAAAAAAGATCGTCGTGCCCGTGCACGAAAAAACAGGCGTTAA
- a CDS encoding ABC transporter ATP-binding protein, giving the protein MMQISVEGVVKGYATVIAVKGISFAVQQGEIFALLGPNGAGKSSLVRMLVGFTHPDEGQIRVNVNNQSYAAIPNDQLGYLPEDRGLYAEKTVAQNLLYFAALHGLDKVTAKERMDYWLERFDLLDRKEQPLKSLSKGNQQKVQLVNAVLHQPKIVILDEPFSGLDPINQEKVVLFLAELKQQGMTVILSAHQMSMVEKLADRMLLMNHGEVVLYGSLTDIQQQIGVGAELVVEFSQLPTLEAISAALRHFNFSLNEHNAVVVSLASTSEVNDALTQLLTLGHITKLDSKKMDLHQLYLKAISEHQGEIKNVAA; this is encoded by the coding sequence ATGATGCAGATTTCAGTTGAGGGTGTCGTTAAAGGTTACGCAACGGTTATAGCGGTAAAAGGAATTAGTTTTGCCGTCCAGCAAGGTGAAATATTTGCTTTATTAGGCCCTAATGGTGCGGGAAAATCCTCTTTAGTGAGAATGTTGGTGGGATTTACTCATCCAGATGAAGGGCAAATTAGGGTTAATGTTAACAATCAAAGCTACGCAGCTATTCCAAATGACCAATTAGGTTACCTACCAGAAGATAGAGGACTTTACGCCGAAAAAACCGTGGCTCAAAACTTACTTTATTTTGCCGCGCTGCATGGTTTAGATAAAGTAACAGCCAAAGAGCGTATGGATTATTGGCTAGAGCGCTTTGACTTGTTAGATAGAAAAGAGCAGCCACTTAAGTCGCTTTCTAAAGGCAATCAGCAAAAAGTTCAGTTAGTGAATGCGGTATTACACCAGCCTAAAATTGTGATTTTAGATGAACCATTTTCAGGCTTAGATCCCATCAACCAAGAAAAAGTAGTGCTATTTTTAGCTGAGCTAAAACAACAGGGTATGACGGTGATTTTAAGTGCGCACCAGATGTCGATGGTGGAAAAGTTGGCCGATCGTATGTTGTTAATGAATCATGGTGAAGTGGTGCTGTATGGGAGTTTGACTGATATTCAGCAGCAAATTGGTGTCGGTGCTGAGTTGGTAGTAGAGTTTTCTCAATTACCCACTCTTGAAGCAATTAGCGCAGCACTTAGGCATTTTAATTTTAGCTTAAATGAACACAATGCTGTGGTGGTGAGCCTAGCCAGTACCAGTGAGGTTAATGACGCTTTAACGCAACTACTGACTTTGGGGCATATTACCAAATTAGACAGTAAGAAAATGGATTTGCATCAGCTCTACCTCAAAGCAATTTCAGAGCATCAAGGAGAAATCAAAAATGTCGCAGCTTAA
- a CDS encoding PepSY-associated TM helix domain-containing protein, with translation MPLNSFCASAVKYCKPLALHQWLGFQLSIFLLLFSLSGVICLIDAPLRALLSGQYQPTLKTANIDWQKLETNLAAQYSGMQIYNVAVEPENYLVGKVSLMQAKTPDSPAHKIEVYFDRNTQELVAEQHQADWLHKVGRFHRNLSQMRALNIWLLAIGPLMLLVICLSFYQYRHRFVSLWQRKSNSKRVLHQWLMAWCVPMTLLIALSASWFFIESVLWQNKISVYPNLPKSDGQVREMALPLSQLMLQVQKAAPQRMIRSVSYPSSGTGTFSVLLQSEQALVYYRAEQLHFNAFTGQLLHHIKPEHVVGLAWLADLMRYLHYGEASGLMWLLLLASLGFSFAIYLVMGSYYRQLKHRQLKARFGLVKFVLLMVGNVLAIALACYGIFQLSNSAPYYGWPVVSPILAIS, from the coding sequence ATGCCTCTTAATTCTTTTTGCGCTTCAGCAGTTAAGTATTGCAAGCCGCTTGCTTTACATCAGTGGTTGGGATTTCAACTGAGTATTTTCTTGTTGTTATTCAGCTTAAGTGGGGTGATTTGTTTAATCGATGCACCGCTGCGCGCATTGTTAAGTGGGCAATATCAGCCAACTCTCAAAACTGCAAACATAGATTGGCAAAAGCTTGAGACAAACTTAGCTGCGCAGTATTCAGGGATGCAAATTTACAATGTGGCTGTTGAACCAGAAAATTATTTGGTGGGTAAGGTCAGCCTGATGCAGGCTAAAACCCCCGATAGCCCAGCCCATAAAATAGAGGTTTATTTCGACCGCAATACTCAAGAGTTAGTTGCAGAGCAACATCAAGCTGATTGGCTACATAAAGTAGGGCGTTTTCATCGTAATCTAAGTCAAATGAGAGCTTTGAATATTTGGTTGTTGGCAATAGGCCCTTTGATGCTGCTGGTTATTTGTTTAAGTTTTTATCAGTATCGTCATCGTTTTGTGAGTTTATGGCAGCGTAAAAGCAATTCGAAACGGGTGTTACATCAATGGCTGATGGCGTGGTGCGTGCCGATGACGCTATTAATTGCGCTAAGTGCCAGTTGGTTTTTTATTGAAAGTGTATTGTGGCAAAACAAAATATCGGTTTATCCAAATTTACCAAAATCCGATGGTCAAGTGCGAGAGATGGCGCTGCCGTTAAGTCAGTTAATGTTACAAGTGCAAAAAGCTGCACCGCAAAGAATGATTCGCTCTGTGAGTTACCCTTCAAGTGGTACCGGTACTTTTTCAGTTTTGCTGCAAAGTGAGCAAGCCTTGGTTTATTACCGAGCTGAGCAACTGCATTTTAATGCGTTTACAGGCCAATTATTACACCACATTAAACCAGAACATGTTGTAGGGTTAGCTTGGTTGGCTGATTTAATGCGCTACTTACATTATGGCGAAGCCAGTGGTTTGATGTGGTTATTGTTGTTAGCAAGTCTTGGATTTAGTTTTGCGATTTATTTAGTGATGGGTAGTTATTATCGTCAGTTAAAACATCGCCAGCTTAAAGCACGATTTGGTTTGGTAAAATTTGTTTTGTTGATGGTTGGGAATGTTCTGGCAATTGCATTGGCATGCTATGGCATTTTTCAGTTGAGTAATAGCGCCCCTTATTACGGTTGGCCTGTCGTTTCGCCTATTTTGGCTATTAGCTAA